In the Moraxella osloensis genome, one interval contains:
- a CDS encoding transposase, with protein MRQLSRPSTAHCTLGHYIGMLISEPKQPTCTRLAQSIEIGHDSINNFLGRESFEPRDLYEQTKGYINLTGGIISIDDTVLDKPYSNKTDLIGYYYSGKHHKAVQGINLITLYYTDLTGNSQPINYRLYDPKDNLTKNDYFQKMLDEVLAWGLIPSYITGDSWYSSKENLKHIKHAELGFMFAVKANRTVSIKQGEWLQVQQIDHVPKTGLEVWLKDFGFVTLYRHHFKDQVRHYVKFDPKPKDSEPNSPVFTPLDFEYLHDCHWQIETYHRTIKQCCSIEKFQLRRERKIRNHVFSSLMAFVYLKQQLSFGFSSVYAWVSHLFTPVVAQMSRQVADDLFYLNPKFS; from the coding sequence ATAAGACAACTTAGCCGACCCAGCACCGCCCACTGCACCCTAGGACACTATATCGGAATGCTCATCAGCGAACCCAAACAGCCCACCTGCACAAGGCTTGCTCAAAGTATTGAGATTGGGCATGACAGCATCAACAACTTTTTAGGTAGAGAGAGCTTTGAGCCTCGTGACCTGTATGAGCAAACAAAGGGGTATATCAACCTAACTGGTGGCATCATCAGCATAGATGACACCGTGCTTGACAAACCCTACAGCAACAAAACCGACCTAATTGGCTATTACTATAGTGGCAAGCATCACAAAGCCGTACAAGGCATTAACCTTATCACCCTGTACTACACCGACTTAACAGGCAATAGCCAACCCATCAACTACCGACTATATGACCCCAAAGACAACCTTACCAAAAACGACTACTTTCAAAAAATGTTAGATGAAGTCTTGGCATGGGGGCTTATCCCAAGCTATATCACAGGCGACAGTTGGTACAGCAGTAAAGAAAACCTTAAACACATCAAACACGCTGAGTTAGGGTTTATGTTTGCGGTTAAGGCAAATCGTACGGTTTCTATCAAACAAGGCGAATGGTTGCAAGTACAGCAGATTGACCATGTGCCAAAAACAGGATTAGAAGTTTGGCTTAAAGACTTTGGTTTTGTTACCCTTTACCGTCATCACTTTAAAGACCAAGTGAGACATTATGTGAAGTTTGACCCTAAACCTAAAGACAGCGAGCCAAATTCACCGGTATTTACACCACTTGATTTTGAGTATTTGCATGATTGTCATTGGCAGATTGAAACCTATCATCGAACCATTAAACAGTGTTGTTCGATTGAGAAGTTTCAGCTTCGCCGTGAGCGTAAAATCCGTAATCATGTGTTCTCATCATTGATGGCGTTCGTGTATTTAAAACAGCAATTAAGTTTCGGCTTTTCTTCGGTGTATGCTTGGGTTAGTCATCTTTTTACGCCTGTAGTGGCTCAGATGTCAAGACAGGTCGCTGATGATTTGTTTTATCTAAATCCAAAATTTAGCTAG
- a CDS encoding RNA-guided endonuclease InsQ/TnpB family protein, whose protein sequence is MKTLKLRIRDKHTDKLNRLSGAVNFVWNYVNDLSYKHLKKTGKFFSAYDLNEYTKGSGELLGLHSQTIQAINETHAKARKQFKKAKLNWRTNNPNSKRKSLGWLPFKQSAIKHITTHQIGKKGLKSTLQLSLAKGQKLVIDLWDSYNLSLYQINTLEIVQDSRNRWYACITVKQYPKTTCGMGSVGIDLGLKDSATASNGDKLQIKQTLKYAKALATAQRAKNKQRVKAIHAKIKHTRQDLIHKFTTQLVKDNALIVVGDVRTTQFNSKKGKLAKSVYDAGWFELKRQLTYKCENAGCRFEIVNERYTTQRCSCCGEITANSPKGRKSLGIREWICASCGTWHDRDINASKNILAVGLDRLVEGIPLL, encoded by the coding sequence ATGAAAACACTCAAGCTACGCATACGAGACAAACATACTGATAAACTCAACCGCCTAAGCGGTGCGGTCAATTTCGTATGGAATTATGTCAATGACTTGAGTTACAAACACCTAAAAAAGACTGGTAAATTCTTTAGTGCGTATGATTTAAACGAATATACCAAAGGTAGCGGTGAACTACTTGGCTTACACAGTCAGACCATCCAAGCCATCAATGAAACCCACGCCAAAGCTCGAAAGCAATTCAAAAAAGCCAAACTAAACTGGCGAACCAACAACCCAAATTCAAAACGTAAATCATTAGGCTGGCTACCATTCAAACAATCGGCTATTAAGCACATTACCACGCACCAAATTGGTAAAAAAGGCTTAAAATCCACCTTACAGCTTAGTTTAGCCAAAGGACAAAAACTAGTCATTGACCTATGGGACAGCTACAACCTATCGCTTTACCAAATCAACACACTAGAAATCGTCCAAGACAGCCGTAACCGTTGGTATGCCTGTATTACCGTCAAACAATACCCTAAAACTACTTGCGGAATGGGTAGCGTTGGGATTGATTTAGGCTTAAAAGACAGTGCCACCGCCTCAAATGGCGATAAACTACAAATCAAGCAAACGCTCAAATATGCCAAAGCGTTAGCCACCGCCCAACGTGCCAAAAACAAACAGCGTGTCAAAGCGATCCATGCCAAAATCAAACATACACGGCAAGACCTAATCCACAAATTCACCACCCAATTAGTCAAAGACAATGCCCTAATCGTGGTAGGTGACGTTAGAACTACCCAATTTAACAGTAAAAAAGGCAAACTCGCCAAATCGGTTTACGATGCAGGCTGGTTTGAACTGAAACGACAACTGACCTACAAATGCGAGAACGCAGGTTGCCGTTTTGAAATCGTGAATGAGAGATACACGACCCAGCGATGTTCGTGTTGCGGTGAAATCACCGCCAATAGTCCGAAAGGTAGAAAATCGCTTGGAATAAGAGAATGGATATGTGCTTCGTGTGGCACATGGCATGATAGAGATATCAATGCCAGTAAGAACATTCTTGCGGTCGGGCTTGACCGTCTTGTAGAAGGAATCCCCTTGCTTTAG